Proteins encoded within one genomic window of Brevinematales bacterium:
- a CDS encoding carboxymuconolactone decarboxylase family protein, producing the protein MDLGRKLYSLKEFYWIYYNMVRTMVYIYQAKKNHGLTRQFRERIMIAVTEVNGCPLCSYAHTKVALVTGMSIEEIQDMFAGDINNVPADELAAIMFAQHYAESRGNPSEEAWNRIVEIYGATTAKGILGAIRAIMFGNADGIAWGSFFSRFIGKPDKRSNLLYEIGMMITTVTFFPAAVIHAIISAIMRTPII; encoded by the coding sequence ATGGATTTGGGCAGAAAACTTTACTCGCTAAAAGAATTCTATTGGATTTATTATAATATGGTTCGGACGATGGTATATATTTATCAGGCAAAAAAGAATCACGGTTTAACCCGTCAATTTAGGGAAAGAATTATGATCGCGGTGACTGAAGTGAACGGCTGCCCGCTATGCTCCTACGCCCATACAAAAGTGGCGCTGGTGACAGGGATGAGTATTGAAGAAATTCAGGATATGTTTGCAGGCGATATAAACAATGTTCCCGCTGATGAATTAGCGGCAATCATGTTCGCCCAGCATTATGCCGAAAGCAGGGGAAATCCTTCCGAAGAGGCATGGAATCGTATCGTCGAAATTTACGGGGCAACAACGGCAAAGGGGATTCTCGGCGCGATTCGGGCGATCATGTTTGGAAACGCTGACGGGATAGCGTGGGGTTCTTTTTTTAGCCGTTTTATAGGCAAACCTGATAAAAGAAGCAATTTACTATATGAGATAGGGATGATGATAACCACGGTTACATTTTTTCCTGCTGCTGT